From the Psilocybe cubensis strain MGC-MH-2018 chromosome 6, whole genome shotgun sequence genome, the window TGATATGCGCACTTTGCCCCCTTTACATCCCTCCAACCTTTTTGATGTGGAGGGTCTTGTTGTGGTCATCACTGGAGGTGGAACAGGTGAAAATTCGGTTCCTTCAAACCTAATCCGGTCGTATCGATGGAGGACCGGCTAACTGTCTATATTTGCAAGGTATTGGGCTCATGATGGCCAGAGCTTTGGAGAACAACGGCGCTTCTGTATATATCGTTGGTCGTAGGTTGGAGGTTCTTGAAAGAGCGGCGGCAGAAAACAACGTGAGTAGATCTTCCTTCTCAGTTGACAGTTTCCCAAAGATATCATTGAGCTATCCCAAGATCCTTTCTTACCCCCATCCATCACATTCTCTCAAGATAGCTCTACTAACTATGTCGCGTTTTTTCTGCAGAACTTTGATAAAATCTTCCCTATTGAAGGAGATGTCACGGACCGAGATAGTTTGTTAAATGTAGTAGAGGAAGTCCGGTCCCGACACGGTTACATCGACTTGCTTATCAACAATGCCGGGATTGCCAGAAACTTGTACCCACATCCCTTACCTTCTCCCTCCGATGAAGTTAATGTCGGTTCTCCTCCCTCGCCTCCTGCTTCGCCTGCGCGCAGTCCGAATGTTCCGTCTATTAAAGCGTTTCAGAATGCACTTTGGGATTGTGGATCGCCAGAGGACTTTGCAGAAACATTCCTAACGAATGTCACTGCGGTATATTACACGACGGTAGCCTTCTtagatcttcttcatcaaggCAATATTCGACGGCAACGTCTGGCCTTTCCACTTCCAGACCCTACAGCTGGGCTCTCGCGACCGCCTTACCATACGTCTCATGTTCTATCGGTCTCGTCATCCGGATCCTTCCGACTAGATTCTAAGGTCCTATCACCGTCATATACTTTGTCAAAAAGCGCTTGTACACATTTAGGCAAACTTCTGGCCAATTTATTGGCCCCTTGGGGTATCAGGAGCAATGTGTTGGCTCCAGGGGTATGGCCAAGTGGTACGGTTGTTATTTAAACCTTTGAATCCTGGCACCCATGTTCCTGCTTACgctttatacctttttctcttccagAAATGACGACATCGCCGACCCCGGACTTCAAATTGGACCCAATGGCTATGAGCCGCAATGTTCCGTTGCGCCGTGCGGGGACACAAGAGGTTTGCTTCCTTCAAAGATTTTTATGGATCTGTTTGCACAGTCCTCATCGGTATATCAGGATATGGCGGGTActattctttttcttgcgaGCCAGGCTGGAGCTTACGTTAACGGCGCGGTATGGCTTGTGGACGGTGGACGAGTCGGGACAGTGGCGAGTAATTATTAATCATCTCCCCAGCCGGCTACGGAATTTGTTGCATTCCTTGGATAATGTGTTCGATAGGCAC encodes:
- a CDS encoding Short-chain dehydrogenase/reductase VdtF; the encoded protein is MSGSFPSPSTSGMSLLDPDPIDMRTLPPLHPSNLFDVEGLVVVITGGGTGIGLMMARALENNGASVYIVGRRLEVLERAAAENNNFDKIFPIEGDVTDRDSLLNVVEEVRSRHGYIDLLINNAGIARNLYPHPLPSPSDEVNVGSPPSPPASPARSPNVPSIKAFQNALWDCGSPEDFAETFLTNAIFDGNVWPFHFQTLQLGSRDRLTIRLMFYRSRHPDPSD